CAGCTTCAACACCGAATTCTTCCTCAATGGCTTTAACCAATTCATTTAATTCAAGCACAGTCATTTCTTTTAACGCATCAATAATTTGTTCTTTCGTCATGACAACTTCCTCCTTAGTTTGATTTTTATGCTTGGGTCGAACTCAACTTCATATCTGTATACAATCACAGGTCCGGCATCAGACTAACCTGCTTGAAAACTGCCTCTTTCCGTTTTTCCGTAAGAGGTTTATGCCTCCGCTTGCCCGCCTGCTTCTTCTTTCTTTTCAGCCACAGCTTTAACCACAAGGGCAAAGTTGCGGACAGGTGCCTGCAGCACGCTGAGCAACATAGCCAGCAATCCTTCGCGAGACGGCAGGTCAGCTAATTCTTCTACTTTCTCTTTGGTGACGATTTGCCCTTCCACCACACCAGCTTTGATTTCCAGCTCTTCATGATCCTTGGCAAACTTATGCAAAATTTTTGCTGCCGCAATCGCATCCTCAGGGCTGAAAGCCATTGCGGTCGGACCAACCAGATATTGATCCAGTTCGGTTAAATCTATGGCTTGTGTCGCCCGGCGGGCCAAGGTGTTTTTATACACTTTAAGCTCACAGCCGGCTTCCCTTAACTGTTTGCGCAATTCAGTGACAGCCGCCACATCAAGACCACGGTAATCAACTAAAATCGTCCCTTTAGACTCGCGCAATTTGGTGGCAATATCTTCAACAATCTGCTTCTTTTGCTCCAGTGCTGTTCCCATGCTCACACCTCCTGATCGATAACTAAACAAAAAAATCCTTCGCCTGTAGACAGACGAAGGATAGGATTTCTCTTGGGGCTATCCGCAAATTGAAGAAACCTGACCCACGCCTCGGAAGGATATTAAGCCCAGCAGGGCACCTTCTGTCTACGGCATGTCTAAGCATGTGCTATTTAATTGGACACAAGTAAGATGGTATCACTTCAGGTGACAAAAGTCAAGTTCATCTTAAACGATTTATATTAACCGGCAAATTTCGCCGTGTTCACACGAATGCCAGGACCCATCGTTGAACTGAGTGACACATTGCGCAGATAGGTTCCTTTGGCGGCAGCAGGCTTCGCTTTAATCAAAGCTTCCATTACGGTGTTAATATTGTCGACCAGTTTGGCCGTATCAAAGGAGACTTTGCCAACCGGAACATGTACGTTGCCAGCCTTATCTACGCGGTACTCAATTTTACCGGATTTAATTTCTTCAACAGCTTTGGCCACTTCAAACGTAACCGTACCCGTTTTAGGGTTGGGCATTAAACCTTTCGGACCCAGAATCCGCCCCAGCTTACCGACTTGGGCCATCATATCGGGAGTGGCTACAACCACATCAAAATCAAACCAACCCTGGCTGACTTTATTGATCAAATCTTCATCGCCTACATAGTCCGCCCCAGCTTGTTCCGCTTCCTTGGCTTTTTCACCTTTGGCAAAAACAAGCACACGCGGCGTTTTGCCTGTGCCATGGGGCAGGACAACGGCTCCGCGGACTTGTTGGTCAGCTTTTTTAGGATCGACACCCAATCTTACAGCCAATTCTACCGTTTCGTCAAATTTTGCTGGAGCTACTTTTTTGACCAATTCAACGGCTTCTTCCAAATCATATGCTTTTTCCTTGTCTATCAGCTTGACAGCTTCTTGATACTTCTTGCCTCGTTTTGCCATCTTCCATCCTCCTTAGTGGTAATAGCGGATTAACCTCCCACGTCATTCAAGCCAGATGAGGCAGGCTGCCAAGCACAGGAGCAAACGCCACCCCCAGCCAGCCTGCCTCTCGCCTGCCTCAGTCTTCAATCACGATCCCCATGCTGCGTGCTGTTCCTTCGATCATGCGCATCGCAGCCTCAATATTAGCAGCATTCAAGTCAGGCATCTTCATTTCGGCAATTTCACGGACCTTGTCCCGCTTAATCGTGGCCACTTTTGTTTTATTCGGTTCACCTGAGCCTGACTCAATACCAGCAGCTTTCTTTAAAAGAACTGCGGCAGGCGGCGTTTTAGTAACAAAAGTAAAGGAACGGTCTTCATATACCGTAATCTCAACCGGAATGATTAACCCCGCTTTATCTTGCGTTTGGGCATTAAACTCTTTGCAGAACCCCATGATGTTAATCCCGGCCTGACCCAAGGCAGGACCAACAGGCGGTGCAGGGTTTGCCTTGCCAGCGGGGATCTGCAGTTTAACGACTTTGATCACTTTTTTAGCCACAACAAACACCTCCTTATCCCTAGAACACATAAAAGTTAACATAACTCTCGTGAACTTTCAATCTTTTTCCCCAAAAATATGAGCGACGGACAACTGGAAAATCTTACACTTTTTCCACGTTGGCAAAGTCAAGCTCAACAGGCGTTTCCCGTCCGAACATATTGACCCTGACTTTCACTTTTTGCTTTTCGTTGGAAATTTCCTCGATGGTGCCGATAAAATTAGCAAACGGGCCCTCTTTTACTTTTACGTTATCTCCCACCTGGAAGTCAACTTTGACTTTCGACTCGTGAATGCCCATCTGCTTCAACAGGGCGTCTACCTCTTCCGGCAACAGGGGAGTGGGCTTGGAACCACCGCCATAGGAACCGATAAACCCAGTGACCCCAGGAGTATTGCGCACAACATACCAGGAGTCATCGGTCATGATCATCTCCACGAGTACATAGCCCGGAAACTTCTTCTTCATGACCTTTTTCCTTTGACCGTCTTTAATTTCGGTCGTTTCCTCCTGGGGAACAAGGACACGGAAAATTTTATCGGACATGTTCATGGTTTCCACACGCATTTCTAAATTCTTTTTGACCTTATTTTCATAGCCGGCATACGTATGCACCACATACCATCTTTTTTCCATTATGAGTCGGACGTGTGTCCAATCCTCCCTTTGGATTAGTTGCCAAAGAATAGCCGCAGCAAGCTAGAAAGCCCCAAATCAATAATCGCAAAGTAAACCGTCATAAAGGCCACGGTCACTACAACGACAGTCGTATAGCTGATCATTTCTTTACGGTTGGGCCAGCGTACCTTTTTTAATTCTAACCAACAATCGCGGAAAAAAATACCAGTTTTCTTAAATCCATTGCCGATTCTAGCCAGGAAGCCCATAGTGCCACCCCCAATTTCATATCCTCTTACTGCGCTGGTCTATTTCGTCTCACGATGCAAGGTGTGTGCATTGCAAAACTTGCAATACTTCTTCAGTTCGATACGCTCTGTGTTCGTCCGCTTATTTTTTTCGGTTGTGTAGTTCCGTTGTTGACACTGGGTACATGCCAAAGTCACCGTGACACGCATCAGGCACTGCCTCCTCTCATAACAACGTCACAATCTATTTTATAGAGAACAGCCTAGGTTTCTAGACAAACAAAAAATGCATGCAAAGACATGCCTACCAACATACTTTATCACAGCTTAGCCTCACATGTCAATTTAAGCCCTGAACATTTTTAAGTTGCGTATAACACTAAATGTGGTTCCAGACAAGGTCAATGTGAAACAATAAAAAAACACCAAACACAGGAACTCCTGCCTGGTGTTGAGGGATTACGCATTTTCTTCCCGGACCTGAAGGTATCGTTCAAGCTTGCGCTTCAC
This genomic interval from Caldalkalibacillus thermarum contains the following:
- the rplJ gene encoding 50S ribosomal protein L10 encodes the protein MGTALEQKKQIVEDIATKLRESKGTILVDYRGLDVAAVTELRKQLREAGCELKVYKNTLARRATQAIDLTELDQYLVGPTAMAFSPEDAIAAAKILHKFAKDHEELEIKAGVVEGQIVTKEKVEELADLPSREGLLAMLLSVLQAPVRNFALVVKAVAEKKEEAGGQAEA
- the rplA gene encoding 50S ribosomal protein L1, with product MAKRGKKYQEAVKLIDKEKAYDLEEAVELVKKVAPAKFDETVELAVRLGVDPKKADQQVRGAVVLPHGTGKTPRVLVFAKGEKAKEAEQAGADYVGDEDLINKVSQGWFDFDVVVATPDMMAQVGKLGRILGPKGLMPNPKTGTVTFEVAKAVEEIKSGKIEYRVDKAGNVHVPVGKVSFDTAKLVDNINTVMEALIKAKPAAAKGTYLRNVSLSSTMGPGIRVNTAKFAG
- the rplK gene encoding 50S ribosomal protein L11, with amino-acid sequence MAKKVIKVVKLQIPAGKANPAPPVGPALGQAGINIMGFCKEFNAQTQDKAGLIIPVEITVYEDRSFTFVTKTPPAAVLLKKAAGIESGSGEPNKTKVATIKRDKVREIAEMKMPDLNAANIEAAMRMIEGTARSMGIVIED
- the nusG gene encoding transcription termination/antitermination protein NusG yields the protein MEKRWYVVHTYAGYENKVKKNLEMRVETMNMSDKIFRVLVPQEETTEIKDGQRKKVMKKKFPGYVLVEMIMTDDSWYVVRNTPGVTGFIGSYGGGSKPTPLLPEEVDALLKQMGIHESKVKVDFQVGDNVKVKEGPFANFIGTIEEISNEKQKVKVRVNMFGRETPVELDFANVEKV
- the secE gene encoding preprotein translocase subunit SecE, with protein sequence MGFLARIGNGFKKTGIFFRDCWLELKKVRWPNRKEMISYTTVVVVTVAFMTVYFAIIDLGLSSLLRLFFGN
- the rpmG gene encoding 50S ribosomal protein L33 is translated as MRVTVTLACTQCQQRNYTTEKNKRTNTERIELKKYCKFCNAHTLHRETK